Genomic window (Cardiocondyla obscurior isolate alpha-2009 linkage group LG06, Cobs3.1, whole genome shotgun sequence):
gatgtaacataaaaaattgcattgttTATGCAAACGTACCTTGTCGATTGTCTCGAGACTCTTAATCGCGCCTACAATCTTCTGGTGATTCTCCTGGAATTTATCAGCCAAATCCAACGAGTTTGCTTCGCCATGTGCATCAAGATATTCTAAAATTTGATCCGTTAACTGCTTTGCCATCTTGAACTGTCGGCGTACACGAAGCCACACGTAACCATGTGAATAACCACACTAACCAAGTCACACGTATCCGATGACGCGTTGATTCATACTATACTATACATGATACTATACACTGTAGAAGCGACGGTGGCGGGCTCGTAACGAGTTTTctagatattaacaaaatttagtTCTGAGAAAATTCGGTACGAGCCCGCCACTGTTACTTCGACGAGCAGTACGAGTCaacattctaaaataaaataaaataaaatacggcaaaataaaataaaaataaaatatagaagaattaaacaaaattacgtaattacgacatggtataaataaaataaagcaaaataaaaagagaatttattaataacacgCCAGAGAGCGCCGAGTCGATGCTTCGCTCCCATTAGCTGAATCGTTTGCGAATCGTCGCACGCGTCCTCCACACGTTGATTATTCGTAACGTATACAACGATGTGCTACGCTTTTACCGCTATGAGTCTACTGTGTTCTTTATTTCGATCGAAGGAAACATAACCTTTTTCTTGTGCAGTTCAAGGCAAAAGAATTGTTTAATTAGCGACTTCCAGCGAAAAACAAATAACTTGAGCAGAAGTGAAATGTTTTTTCAATcgtaagtaaatttttattacgattttcgAATAAATGTAACCTAATAATTTCTATCGGTTATTTGAATCTTtatccttcctttcttttttttttttttttctaatttcttgtaaattaCAGATTCGTTAACTATGACGGATAAAACTTTAACGAGCGAGCAAGACAAGTTTCTAGGCGAATGCGAAGAAGAATTCAAGAATCGTTACACGGAGGACGACAGCgcttttatgaaaattaagacGAAGGAGCCCAAGAAGCCTCCTATCGTGGATCCTTGGTATACTAAACCTCGTAGGCACGACTGGTCGCGAcaaaatcaaaatcaaaatcaCGATAGACGTAATCATCACTGGGATCGTCGTAGCAATGAGAAACATGAGAGACTGGAGCGGCATGCGGGCAAACACTTCATGCATCATCGTCAAagaatgtattaatatataataataattaagcacTAAGGTCTGAATAACTTATGAAAATTTTGTCAAATTTTGTTACTGTTCGTTAATATTGTTCCACTTAGATTTTGTATAACACTCGATGTCTCACTGTACAATAGAAATGATACAATATCATCTTATGcctgtattatatatatatgtgtgtgtatgtgtgaaCATTCTCGACTTAATGAACTATAGAATATTGTGACAAATGTATCTTTAACtgcataattaaatgtataataacttaatacaataaatattcaGAATAAAAGTATGAGTAACGATCtaagttataattttctatttcctttGTCTGTTTTCCATTTGCGTGCGtaaggaaattaataacgagaaAGAAATGCACTCCGAATGTATTCTACGGATACATAAATTTACTGCTCAGCAAGCAGACGAGGATGATTCCAAAAATGGTAGAATCTCGGAAAAGTGGAATGGTTTCTTGGTGTTATTGAAAGAAAGGAGACAAGAAGAGGAAACAACATATTCGGGAGCTGTTGCCTTTAATATATAAACgtgattaaaaaagtaatgttttcttttctcagaAAACACACCTGCAGATGACTCGAGAAGAtgttaattgaaaagaaattattgcaatattgaaattattattgaatgcAATACTGATGCGTTTTGGAACTCTCAGATTACGTTTCAATCTACCTGCACACTGCTGGTCCTGCTGCCACTTGCTGCTCGATATACCTACCTTTTCTCCCGAGATTGCCAGCGATGTGATAATCATTAAGAATTTTACATCGATTACAGCGATAGTTCACCGAGGAGGAAATCCTTAGCTTCCTATACAGCGACTCTTCGTTATGAAGTGTGACTGTGTCGAATTGTATGAGTAgcaagtgttaaaaaaaataaaaaaatatatctcgcaAATATGTGGGCAGACACAAtcctaattttatttatcagcATATGCACGGCGTTACTTGGCGAAggtaattaaagtattaatgtattaataaactCGAGAAAAATCGTGCTAGCTTAGGTTTATTGATTTACGTTTCGACATGTAATGTTTAGGTTTGACGTGGTTAATGGTTTATCGAACTGAGAAGTATCAAAAACTAAAAGCCGAAGTCGAGAAGCAGAGTAAAAAGCGTGAGTTTGCCGAAAAATTTTCCCACTTTATTGtggttaagaaaaaaaaaaaaagcatgtaTTAATGTTTTCTATATTTGGCAGtggagaaaaggaaagaggcACATGGCGACTCTTTAGATAGacagcaaaagaaaaagattgaaCGAGAGGAGGAACGGTTAAAAAACAACAATCGGGATTTATCCCTCGTGAAAATGAAGTCAATGTTCGCGATCGGGTTTGCGTTCACGGCACTACTAAGcatgtttaataatatattcgacGGTCGAGTGGTCGCCAGATTACCATTTGTACCGATTAGCTGGATACAAGGCTTGTCGCACAGAAATCTTCCAGGTGACGATTACACGGAGTGctcattcatatttttatacatattgtGCACCATGAGTATTAGACAGGTAAGTGCGAGCAGCTTAATTTACTCGAGCCGTTAGTGGGgaacaagaataaaaatttttggtTACCTTTTTAGAATATTCAGAAAATGCTTGGCTTTGCTCCATCCAGAACTGCGAGCAAACAGAGCGGTAGCATCTTCGGACCTCCACCtcaacaatttaaataagctcaaatttaatatatatatatagctaCTAGTgttcacaaaaatttttttttcaatcctTTACCATATGattctgaaaatttatttatatttatttcatttttataatatgcacACGCCGTTTTGTACATCCCatgctaaattattatttaaataatgttctttcttacaatttctttttgttttatctttaatataatataataaaataatgtattaatttttttgctcgtttaaatatatataaacgaAATGTAAATCTTGGTACAAGATTCCTAGTTATTTTAAAGCTGTATGTAATAACAAAGGATACTAagtagttaataaaattgttaagcaattttaaaaaataactgaCTGGTGTATTTTCATCAAGCGATGCTTGTACAACGTGTTATATATACAAACATAACGATCAATCGTATACAAAAAGATGTAATCAATCTTACGCGGTAAAAAACTTGTGTAACTACTATGTTCGAAATTACAAAGAATTGTTACGTGATTTTTGTACATTAAATTCGTAAGAAATTAGTTCAAATAATATCAGATCGATAACTTTTGTTCTGCTTTGAAGGACGTAAACGTATGATTtccattaaatattacttctCTTTTATCAATACGATGGCTAGCCTAACAGT
Coding sequences:
- the LOC139103735 gene encoding RNA guanine-N7 methyltransferase activating subunit-like; protein product: MTDKTLTSEQDKFLGECEEEFKNRYTEDDSAFMKIKTKEPKKPPIVDPWYTKPRRHDWSRQNQNQNHDRRNHHWDRRSNEKHERLERHAGKHFMHHRQRMY
- the LOC139103732 gene encoding calcium load-activated calcium channel, whose product is MWADTILILFISICTALLGEGLTWLMVYRTEKYQKLKAEVEKQSKKLEKRKEAHGDSLDRQQKKKIEREEERLKNNNRDLSLVKMKSMFAIGFAFTALLSMFNNIFDGRVVARLPFVPISWIQGLSHRNLPGDDYTECSFIFLYILCTMSIRQNIQKMLGFAPSRTASKQSGSIFGPPPQQFK